The nucleotide sequence AGGGCCTTGGAGATGTCCCGGAGGCCGTTGTGCCCGCCCTCGCCGCCGCCGATCTTCAGCTTCACAGTATTAAAGGGGATGTCGATCTCGTCGTGGACGGCGACCACCCGGGCCGGCTCGACGTCGTAAAACTTTGCGAGCGCCGACACGGGGCCGCCGGAGACGTTCATGTAGGTACCGGGCTTGGCCAGCACCACACGGGGGCCGCCGATGCCCAGCCGGCCTTCGAGGACCAGGGCCCTGGCCTTGTGCGACTTGAACTTCCCGCCGATCCGGCCGGCCAGCCCGTCCAGCACCATCTGGCCGACGTTGTGCCGGTTGCCGCTGTACTCGGGTCCGGGGTTGCCAAGGCCTACGATCAGCCAGGTGTCAGTCATGAAATCAATCCTAAGGCGGGGGTTTGCACGCATGCGGGGCAGGGACGGCAGTGGCCGGGCCCGCAAAGGACCCGGCCACCGGTCCGCGCGCTATGCGGCGCGGGAAGGGTTGTGCCCGAATTACTCGGCAGCAGCTTCTTCGGCCGGAGCCTCTTCTGCGGCGGCTTCCTCGGCTGCGCCTTCTTCTTCCTCAGCCGGAGCTGCGGCCTCGGAGATGTTGACCACGAGGGCCTCGGCGTCGGTCAGCAGGACGGCGCCCTTGGGGAGCACGAGGTCGCTGGCGTGGATGTGCTCGCCGGCAGCGCGGCCCTCGATGTTGACCTCGACGGCCTCGGGCAGGTGCGTGGCCTCGGCCTCGAGGGACACCACGGTCAGTTCCAGGTTGTGCACGGTGCCTGCGGCGGTCTCACCCACGGTGTGCACGGGAACGTCAACGGTGACCTTCTCGCCCTGGCGGACGGTCAGGAGGTCGATGTGCTCGATGATCTGCTTGATCGGGTCGCGCTGGACGTCCTTGACGAGGGCCAGGTGGCCTTCACCGTTGAGGTCCAGGGACAGCAGGGCGTTGGGAACGCGGACTGCCAGGGTGGTGGCCTTGGCCGGCAGGGTGATGTGGACGGGCTCGGCGCCGTGGCCGTAGATCACGGCGGGGATCTGGCCCGCGGCGCGGGCGCGGCGGGCGAAGCCCTTGCCGAATTCGGTGCGTGCTTCTGCTGCGAGCTTCTGCTCAGACATGTGCATCTCCTGGTGGATTGTTGGGTCAGCAAGGGCGGAGGTCTGGAGCGACCTTCAACGCCGGGCGGCCCGAAGGCGGCCCCACCAGAAGGGTGATTCAGACCCAGTCGATAACGGAGACCAGCTGTCCGGTGTACCGCAATTTTACGGATGTCCGGCGCTCTCCCTCGCCAAGGTATCGGGAAAAAGCTTACCAGCGCCCGGCCCGTTTACTGAAAACGGTCCCCACCGGCTCCCTCAGCTCGCAAGTCCGATCCGGCTCCCTGCCCTCGCCGGAGCGGCTCCACGCTCAGGGAACCCGGCCGGCGTGGGCCCAGGCTTGCCGGCATGGGCCCAGGCGCGCAGCGCCGTTAGGCGTTGCCGTCGAAGAGGCTGGTGACCGATCCGTCGTCGAACACTTCACGGATGGCGCGGGCAATGAGCGGCGCGATGGACAGCACGGTGAGTTCCGGGAACTGCTTCTCCGCGGGGATGGGCAGCGTGTTGGTGACCACCACTTCGCGGGCGCCGGACTCGGAGAGGCGCCGGGCAGCGGGATCGGAGAAGATCGCATGCGTGGCGGCGATGATGACATCCTTGGCGCCGGCGTTCTTGAGCACCTGCACGGCGCCGGAGATGGTTCCGCCGGTGTCGATCATGTCGTCGATGAGCACGCAGGTGCGGCCCTCGATCTGGCCTACCACGGTCTTGGAGACGGCCTGGTTGGGGACGGTGAGGTCGCGGCTCTTGTGGACGAATGCCAGCGGCGCGCCGCCGAGGCGTTCGGCCCACTGTTCGGCAACGCGGACACGGCCGGTATCCGGCGAGACCACCGTGATGTTGTCGGCGGCGACCCGGGTCCGGATGTAGTCGGCGAGCAGCGGGATGGCCATGAGGTGATCCACGGGGCCGTCGAAGAAGCCCTGGATCTGCGCGGTGTGCAAGTCCACGCTCATGATGCGGTTGGCGCCTGCGGTCCGGTACATGTCGGCGACGAGGCGGGCGGAGATGGGCTCGCGGCCGCGGCCCTTCTTGTCCTGGCGCGAGTACGGGTAGAACGGCGAAACCACCGTGATCCGCTTGGCGGAGGCACGCTTCAGGGAATCAATCATGATCAACTGTTCCATGAGCCAGTTGTTCAGCGGTGCCGGGTGCGCCTGGATGACGAAGGCATCGGTTCCGCGGACGCTCTCCCCGGCGCGCACGTAGATCTCGCCGTTGGCGAAGTCGTAGGCGTCCAGAGGCAGCAGTTCCGTGCCCAGCTCCTTGGCGATCTCCCGGGCAAGCTCGGGGTGTGAGCGCCCTGCGGCGAGCACCAGTTTCTTCTCGCCGTGAGCCGTAATTTCGGTCATGGTTGCTAGCCCTCTTCTGTAGATGCGGGGGAATTTGAGGAGTCAGTGTGGCCTTCGCGGGCCGCTGCGGCTTCTGCCAGTTCCGCGGACAGCGTGCCGGGACGGTTGGCAATGACCCAGCCCTCGGCGTTGCGCTGTGCTGCCATGGACAGCGCCAGGGCACCGGCCGGTACGTCCTTGCGGATCACGGCACCGGCGCCGCTGTAGGCACCGTCCCCCACCGTGACCGGAGCGACGAATACTGTGTTTGAGCCGGTGCGCACGCCCGAGCCGATCACCGTGCGGTGCTTCTTCTCGCCGTCGTAGTTCGCGGTGATGTTGCCGCACCCGATGTTGGTGTTCTCGCCGATCTCCGCGTCCCCGGCATAGCCCAGGTGGGACAGCTTGGAGCCGCGGCCGATCGTGACATTCTTGGTTTCGTAAAAGGCGCCGATTTTGCCGGTCTCGCCCAGCACCGTTCCCGGACGCAGGTAGGTGAAGGGGCCAACGCTGGCGCCCGCGCCGATCTGCGCACCGGAACCGTGGGTCCGGGTCACCTTCGCGCCCTCCCCGATGCTGACATCCGTCAGCGTGGAGTCGGGACCGACGACGGCGTCCCGCGCCACCGTGGTGGCGCCGTGCAGCTGCGTGTTGGGCAGGATCCGGACGTCCTCCGCCAGGGTTACCGTGGAGTCGATCCAGGTGGTGGCGGGGTCGACCACGGTGACACCGGCGCGCATCCACGCTTCCACGATCCGGCGGTTGTGCTCGGCGCCCAGGGCGGCGAGCTGCACGCGGTCGTTGGCCCCTTCCACCTGCCAGCGGTCGGCGGTGACGACGGCGGCCACGCGGCCGCCTGCCTCACGGGCCAGCCCGAGGACGTCGGTCAGGTATTTTTCGCCCTGCGAGTTGTCGGTCGTGACATGGCCGAGGGCATCCCGGAGGAAAGCCGCATCGAAGGCGTAGATGCCGGAGTTGATTTCGCGGATGGTCCGTTCGGCGTCGGTGGCGTCCTTGTGCTCGCGGATACCTGTCACCGTGCCGTCCTCGCCGCGCAGAATCCGGCCGTAGCCGGTGGCGTCGTCAAGGATGGCGGTGAGGACCGTGACCGCGTTGCCCTCGCGCTCGTGGGTGGAGACCAGTTCGGAGAGCATTTCACCAGTGAGCAGCGGGACGTCGCCGTAGGTCACCACGACGGTTCCGGCGACTGGCTCCTTGGCGTCCAGTGCTTCGAGGGCCACTTCGACGGCGCGTCCGGTGCCGGGAACTTCGTCCTGGTCCACGATCAGCGCGTCCGGATCGAGTTCGGTGAGGTGGGCGGCGACGCGGTCCCGCTCGTGGCGGACCACGAGGGCCAGGCGCTCAGGGTTGATGCTGCGGGCGGCGAGCAGGGCGTGGCCCACCATGGAACGGCCGCCGATTTCGTGGAGGATCTTGGGGGTACGGGATTTCATCCGGGTACCGGCACCTGCAGCTAGGACGATAACGGCGGCTGGGCCGGATTTCTCGGGGCTCACGTACGGGCTCTCCTTGCTCGGTTGCGCTGTACTGCATCCGCGGCTGCGTGCGCGGCGGTGTCCTGGCCTGTGTCCGGAACCGGCAGCAGGATTCATCCTACTGGACGCCTCTGATGCAGCTGTTCCGCCCATAGGATTCGAACCTATACTCCACGGCTCCAAAGGCCGGGGTGCTGCCGTTACACCAGAGCGGACCGTGCCCGGGGCTTCGCCTGGACACGAGAACCAATTCTGCCACGAACGTCGACGCTCGTGCGACCTCGGCGTCCAGGGCACTCCGGCGCCGGCTGGGACAGCACGCCGGGAACGGCCGCCACCCCTGCCCGCCGCTTGACATAAGGCATGATGGGACGGTGAGCAACAGCACAGGGACAACTGACGGTCCGGGGAACCTGCCGGCAAGACCCGACGCAGCGGCGGGGCGGATCCCCCGCTCGCGGATGACCGGACCCCAGCGGCGCTCCCAGCTCATCGAGGTAGGCCGGGCCCTGTTTGCTATGCGGGGATTGGACGGCACAACCATCGAGGAGATCGCCGCCTCAGCCGGCGTCTCCAAGCCCGTGATCTACGAGCACTTCGGCTCGAAGGAAGGCCTGTACACGCAGGTCGTCGAGTTCGAGTTCCGCATCCTGCTCGCCTCCATCAACGACGCCCTGGCGGACGAAGCCAAGCCGCGCGTCCTCGTGGAGCGCGCCGCCCTGGCCCTGCTCACCTACATCGAGGACCGCACTGACGGCTTCCGCATCCTCATGCGGGACGCTCCCCCGTCCCAGCCCGAGGGCGCCTTTTCCACCCTGCTGTCGCACGTGACAGCCCGGGTGGAACACATCCTGTCCGACGAATTCGCCCGCCGCGGTTTCAGCGCTGCGGACGGTGCCATGTACGCGCAGATGCTGGTCGGCATGGTGGCGATGACGGGCCAATGGTGGCAGGACGCCCGCGAACCCGACAAGCGCGCCGTCGCCGCCCACCTCGTCAACCTCGCCTGGAACGGCCTGACCGGCCTCAAGAAAGAACCCGAACTCCGCAGCGAGCCCTAGCCTCGTCCCCTCCGCTCGCCTTCCAAGGTGAGCGCAGGCACCCAGGCCGGGGACAGCATGAACCCTGCCTCGGACGTCGGGAAGGCTTATTCGCCGAGGACTTCTGAGGCCTCCAGCCATTCGAGCTCGAGGGCGTCCTTTTCTTCGGAGAGGTCCTTCAGCTGCTTGTTGAGCTCGCCGAGGCGTTCGAAGTCGCCGTCGTTGGTACTGGCGGCCATTTGGACGTGGATCTTCTCTTCCTGCTGGGCGAGCTTGTTGAGCTGGCGCTCCACGCGGTTGAGGGACTTACGGGCCTCGCGCTTTTCGGCTTCGGTGGGCCCGGCGGGGGCTGCTTCGGCCTGGCCCGCCTGGCCGGAGCCCGTGACGGGGTTCCCGCCGCCGGTGACGGTGGAGCCGGCGAGGGCAGCCTCGCGGAGTTCGAGGTACTGGTCGACGCCGCCGGGCAGGCCGCGGATCTTGCCGTCGCCCAGGAGGGCCATCTGGTGGTCGGTGACGCGTTCGAGCAGGTAGCGGTCGTGGCTGACCACCACGAGCGTGCCGGGCCAGCCGTCCAGGACGTCTTCAACGGCGGCGAGGGTGTCGGTGTCGAGGTCGTTAGTGGGCTCGTCCAGCATCAGCACGTTGGGCTCGCCCACCAGCAGCCGCAGGAGCTGCAGGCGGCGCCGCTCACCGCCGGACAGGTCCCGGACCGGGGTCCACTGCTTCTGGTTGGTGAAGCCGAGCTGCTCCACGAGCTGGCCGGCCGTGAACTCCCGGCCGCCCACATTGAACGACCGCTTTTCGCGTTCGATGACCTCGATGACGCGCAGGTCGGCGACGTCGTCGAGCTCCTTGACCTCCTGGGTGAGCACGGCGGTGACCACCGTCTTGCCCTTCTTGACCTTTCCGGCCGACGGCTGGATTTCACCGTTGAGCAGCTTGAGCAGGGTAGTCTTTCCCGCCCCGTTCACGCCCACGATCCCCAGCCGCTCCCCCGGCGCGAGCCGCAGCGTGATGTTGTTGAACAGCTTCCGGCCGGCGTCCGCTTCCGGGTCGCCGCCCTCGAAGTCGAGCGACACGTTCTCCAGGTCAAGCACGTCCTTGCCCAGCCGCGCCGTGGCCATCTTGTTCAGGGCCGTGGAGTCGCGCGGTTCCGGCACGTCCGCGATCAGGGCGTTCGCTGCCTCAATCCGGAACTTGGGCTTGGAGGTCCGGGCGGGTGCTCCGCGGCGCAGCCAGGCGAGTTCCTTCTTCACCAGCTGCTGGCGCTTGCTTTCGACGACGGCCGCCATGCGGTCGCGCTCGGCGCGGGCCAGCACATAGGCGGCATAGCCGCCGTCGAACGGGTCAACGATCCCGTCGTGGACCTCCCAGGTCTTGTTGCACACTTCATCGAGGAACCACCGGTCGTGGGTGACCACGAGAAAAGCGCCCTGGTTGGGCCGCCACCGGGTCTTCAGGTGCCGGGACAGCCAGGCCACGCCCTCGACGTCGAGGTGGTTGGTGGGCTCGTCGAGCATGATGACGTCGTGGTCTTCAATCAGGAGCTTGGCCAGCGCGACGCGCCGCTTCTGGCCGCCGGACAGGGCGTGCACATTGGCGTGCCAGTCGACGTCGGACACCAGGCCGCCCATGATCTCGCGGATCTGCGGGTTGGCTGCCCACTCGTGGTCCGCCTTATCGCCCACGATCGCGGTGCCCACCGTCAGGTCGGCGTCGAGGACGTCGCTCTGGTCCAGGTAGCCGATGTTGACGTCCCCGCGCTTGGTGACCCGGCCGGAGTCCGGCGTGGAGCGCAGCGCCAGCAGCCGCATCAGCGTGGACTTGCCGTCGCCGTTCCTGCCCACCATGCCGATCCGGTCGCCCTCTTCGAGCCCAAGGGTGATGCCGTCCAGAACGGTGCGGGTTGCGTACGAGACTTTCAGGTTCTCGCCGCCGAGCAGGTGTGCCACGGGGAACTGCTTTCTTCTGGGTTGGAGGGTATTAAAGGAGCGTATCGGAGATGATGCGGGCTCCCGGCACCGGGCCGTGGACGGCCAGTGCGTTGAGGCCCTTGTGCTGCAACTCCCCGGCGAGGTTCTCCGCCGCTTCGGGATTGTGCGCCAGCAGGGCCACGGTGGGTCCGGAGCCGGAAACGATCCCGGCGATGGCCCCGCAGGATTCGCCCAGGCCAAGGGTGTCCCGGAGCCCGGGGGCGAGTTCGATCGATGCCCTCTGGAGGTCGTTGACCAGAACCCTGCTCAAGGCGTCGGGATCGCCGCTGCGCAGGGCCTGCAGGATCTTCGGGTCGACCGCTGTGGGCTCCTCGGCCTCCAGGCCTTCTGCGTCCCGGAGCCGGTCCAGGGTCCGGAAGACCTCCGGGGTAGACAGCCCGAACTCGGCCGTCACCAGCACCCAGTCCATCTGCGCCTTTGCCAGCGCAGGCGACAAGTCATCACCGACGCCCAGCCCCACGGCCGTGCCGCCCAACAGGGCGAAGGGAACATCCGCCCCCAGCTCGGCGGCCAGGTGGGCGAGCTCGTCCTTGGACAGGCCGCTGTTCCAGAGCGCATCGCAGGCCAGGAGCGTCGCGGCGGCGTCCGCGGAGCCGCCGCCCATCCCGCCCGCCACAGGCACCCGCTTGGTGATTTCAAGGTGCACGCCGGTGGAGTGTTCCGACACGTCGGCCATCAGGGCCGCTGCCTTGTACGCGAGGTTCCGTCCGTCGAGCGGGATGTCCACGCCGTCGAGGTCCAGCGTGCTGTCGGGACTGATGCTGACGGTGATGCCACCGGAGGCCGTGGTGGTGGCGGCGACTTCCTCGTAGAGGGATACGGCCAGGTAAACACTGGCCACGGAGTGGTAGCCGTCGGGCCGCAGCGGCCCGACGTCCAGCGAGACGTTGACTTTGCCCGGGGCCTTGACCCGGACGGTCCTTGCTGCCGAGCGCCCTCTCAGGCCGTGGACCGCCATCAGGCGTCCGCGGCCCGGCGGGCTTCGGCGATCCTCGCGAAGGCGGCGATGTCGATCACTTCGCCCCGCGCGGTGGGGTCGACGCCGGCCGCCACCAGGCACCGTTCAGCCTCGGCGGCGCTGCCGGCCCACCCGGCCAGTGCTGCCCGGAGCGTTTTGCGGCGCTGGGCGAATGCCGCATCAATCACGGCGAAGACTTCCTCGCGGCTGGCGGTGGTGGCCGGGGGCTCACGCCGGGTAAAGGCCACAAGCCCCGACTGGATCTTTGGCGCCGGCCAGAACACGTTCATGCCGATGATGCCGGCTTTGCGCATGCTGCTGTACCAGGCCGCCTTAACCGAGGGCACGCCGTAGATCTTGGATCCGGGTTCGGCGGCGAGCCGGTCGGCGACTTCGTCCTGGACCATGACCAGGCCGTGCCGGATCGACGGGAAATGCTGCAGCAGGTGGAGCACCACGGGCACCGCGACGTTGTACGGCAGGTTGGCGACGAGGGCCGAGGGCTGGGCCGGGAGCTCCGTCACCTTCATGGCGTCGGCGAGGACCAGGTGGAAGTCGCCGGCGGAGTCGGGCCGCCATTCACGCACGGTTTCGGGCAGCTTTGCGGCCAGGACAGGATCAATTTCGACGGCGACCACCGCCTTGGCTGCGTCGAGGAGCCCCAGCGTCAGCGACCCGAGCCCGGGTCCGACTTCCAGGACGGTCTCGTCCGGCCCGATGCCGGCCGCGGCCACGATCCGGCGGATGGTGTTGCCGTCGATGACGAAATTCTGGCCAAGCGTCTTGGTGGGGCGGACGCCGATCTCCCCGGCCAGCCTGCGGATATCGGAGGCACCGAACAGTGGAGCGGGCGCAGTGCCGGAGGCGGAGGGGGTCGGGTCAGTCACCTAGGTATCCTATCCCGGCGCTCAGTAGTGGATGGGGCCCCGTGGCGGACGGGGTCCGTGTTGGGCGGGGCCGGTCAATGCCAGGCGGGGACGGCGAAGGCCGGGCCCGGAGGTACCGGGCCCGGCCTTCGCGGCCGCCGCGGCTGTGGTCAGCTGCCGCGGCGGCAGGAATCTTTTGTGGCTGTGTTGCCGGCTAGGGCGTGTCTCCTAAAGCTGTCAGCCAGATGCTGATTGCCCGGAGAACGGCTCCTCCGCGGTAGGTGAGTGCGAGTTTGTCGTAGCGGGTTGCCAGAGCCCGCCACTGCTTGAAGATGTTGAAGTTCCGTTCGACAACGTTTCGGCCTTTGTAGTCCTCTTTGTCGAAGGCCGGAGGTCGGCCGCCGGTGGAGCCGCGTCGTTTTCGGTGACCGATCTGGTCAGATGGTTGCGGGATGACAGCGACGATGCCGCGGTCGCTCAAGTGGGTCCGGATTGCCCGGGATGAGTAAGCTTTGTCGCCGCGGACACGGTCCGGGCGGGTTCGTGGCCTGCCCGGACCGGCGCGGTTGATCTTCAACTGGTTCATGAGGTGGGTGAACATCGGCGCGTCTCCGCCCTGCCCGGGGGCGACAAGCAGCACCAGCGGCCGGCCTTTGCCATCGACGAGGGCGTGGATCTTGGTGCTCAGTCCGCCGCGGGAACGGCCAATCGCATGATCGGCTGGTTCATCAAACAGATTCATGTAATTCGACGGGGCCCCCTGTGGTGCGGGGAAGGTTGGTGCCGTGCTGGTGGGCGCGGTTCACCGTCGAGTCGACCGAGATCGACCAGTCCACTTCGCCGCGGGCGTCCGCTTCCGTCAGCAGCCCGGCCAGCATCTTGTCCCAGGTTCCATCGCCACTGTAGCGGCGGTGACGCTTCCAAATGGTCTGCCACGGACCAAACTCGGCCGGCACATCCCGCCAGGCGATCCCGCACCGATACCGGTAAATGATGCCCTCCACCACCCGTCGATCGTCCCGGAAGGGACGACCACGGCGACCATCAGAGGACGGCAGCAGCGGCTGGATGCGGGCCCACTGCCCGTCAGTCAGAACAGAAGTACGAGACACCAATCAAGCATCCCGGACAACCCTCCCAGGATTTAGGAGACACGCCCTAGCTGCTGGCGGCCCAGCCGCAGCCCCACGGCTGCAGGCCGCGGTCGGCGTAGACGCGGTTGGCGATGTCGATCTGCTGCGCCTTGGTCGCCTGGCTGGCGTTCGGGGCGTAGGCGCCGCCGCCGGCGCCGATCCAGGTCTGGATATCGAACTGCAGGCCGCCGTAGTAGCCGTTGCCGCTGTTGATGGACCAGTTGCCGCCCGATTCGCACTGGGCGATCTTGTCCCACATGGCCACGTTCATCATGGCCGGGGCTGCCGCGCCGGTGTTGCCGCTTTCAGTCTCGGCGGCTGCGGGCTTGGGCGCTTCCTTGGTGCCGATGGTGATCTTCTCGGTCACCGGCTCGCGGGTGGTGGTCTTGGAGACGAGCGTCCGGGAGGCCTCACGGCCGTCGACCAGGACCAGCTTGTAGGTCAGGGTCGTGGCGCCGGGAACGCCTTCCTGGGTGACCTTCTCCTCACCCTTGGGGAGCGTGGCACTCTCCGTGGTGAGCGTCTGGAACTCCACTTCCTGGGTGACGGTGGCGGTCTTGCCGGTGTCAACACGGGACACCTTGATCACCATGTTGTTCACCACCGGCGCGTGCGCAGGCTGGGAGGACCGGTCCGCTGCGGCGAGCCGGATGCCGGCATCCTTGAGGACCTCGCCCACGTTGGCGGCAGTGGTGGTGGTCTTCCTGGCCTTGCCGTCGGCGATGATGCTGACCGTCTTCGGCGTCGAGATCGCCACGAACGAACCGTCCACGGCCAACTGCGCGTCCTTCGGGACGGAGAGCTCAGAGGAACTGGCAACGCCGAGCTGGGTCACTAGCCCGGCAACGTCCTGGGCGGTGGTGCTGACGGTCTTCTCTGCACCGTCCAGGCTGACCTTCACGGCCTTCGCCAGGTTCACGTTGATGACGGAGCCGTTCTCAATCCTGGCGTCCAGCGCGGGAGAGACACGGTCAGCCGGCTGGAGCTCGACATTCGCGCTCTTCACCACCTCCTCGACCGTGCCGCCGAAGGTCTGGACGGAGCTGACTTTCCCGTCGACGTTCAGGGTGACTGTCTTGTTGTTGCCCACAAAGGCAACGAGGCCCAGCACGAGGGCAGCGAGCACCACGATCTGCGTGCCGACCTTGATGAAACTGAACTTGCCGTCTGACGTGAAGAAGTTGACCACGATTGCCCGTAACTTTTGAGCCATCCGGGCACGGGGAAAAACGCACACGGGTACCCGCAGCGGTCACCTAAAAGGTGGCTCCGGACAGGCCGGAGCAGGCCGCAGCATGTGCGTCGCCACACTCACATGGCAGGGCATCCGAAGGCGCCCTGCCTGTCACGAAAAGTGAGTTACATCATCCGGAGGCCTTCCCCGACCCCGGCTAATTGTTCTTCACTGTAACCGGAGCGTTATAAACGTTCCAAAAATGTTGCGTACTAGGTATGTATTTTCCGAATCACAAGCGCCGGTCGGCTAGTCCCAGGATCCGTACGCCCGCACGGTATTTGCGCTCACCCGGGCACACAGCTCGGCGAGGTCTGTTCCTGTCAATTCCGCCATCGCCCGCACGGTGTACGGCACCATGTAACTGGCGTTGGGGCGGCCGCGGTGCGGGTGCGGGGTGAGGAACGGCGAATCCGTTTCAACCAGCACCAGCTCGGGATCGGCCACGGCGAGCGCCTCCCTGAGGTTGCTGGCGTTCTTGAACGTGAGCGTCCCCGCGAAGGACATGTACCAGCCCTCGCTGTTGCAGATCCGGGCAAGCTCCGCGTCCCCGGAAAAACAGTGGAAAACCACCCGCTCGGGGGTGGCCTCCTCGCGCAGGACCTGGACGACGTCGTCGTG is from Arthrobacter sp. QXT-31 and encodes:
- a CDS encoding IS5 family transposase (programmed frameshift); this encodes MSRTSVLTDGQWARIQPLLPSSDGRRGRPFRDDRRVVEGIIYRYRCGIAWRDVPAEFGPWQTIWKRHRRYSGDGTWDKMLAGLLTEADARGEVDWSISVDSTVNRAHQHGTNLPRTTGAPSNYMNLFDEPADHAIGRSRGGLSTKIHALVDGKGRPLVLLVAPGQGGDAPMFTHLMNQLKINRAGPGRPRTRPDRVRGDKAYSSRAIRTHLSDRGIVAVIPQPSDQIGHRKRRGSTGGRPPAFDKEDYKGRNVVERNFNIFKQWRALATRYDKLALTYRGGAVLRAISIWLTALGDTP
- a CDS encoding 4-(cytidine 5'-diphospho)-2-C-methyl-D-erythritol kinase, giving the protein MAVHGLRGRSAARTVRVKAPGKVNVSLDVGPLRPDGYHSVASVYLAVSLYEEVAATTTASGGITVSISPDSTLDLDGVDIPLDGRNLAYKAAALMADVSEHSTGVHLEITKRVPVAGGMGGGSADAAATLLACDALWNSGLSKDELAHLAAELGADVPFALLGGTAVGLGVGDDLSPALAKAQMDWVLVTAEFGLSTPEVFRTLDRLRDAEGLEAEEPTAVDPKILQALRSGDPDALSRVLVNDLQRASIELAPGLRDTLGLGESCGAIAGIVSGSGPTVALLAHNPEAAENLAGELQHKGLNALAVHGPVPGARIISDTLL
- a CDS encoding resuscitation-promoting factor, producing the protein MAQKLRAIVVNFFTSDGKFSFIKVGTQIVVLAALVLGLVAFVGNNKTVTLNVDGKVSSVQTFGGTVEEVVKSANVELQPADRVSPALDARIENGSVINVNLAKAVKVSLDGAEKTVSTTAQDVAGLVTQLGVASSSELSVPKDAQLAVDGSFVAISTPKTVSIIADGKARKTTTTAANVGEVLKDAGIRLAAADRSSQPAHAPVVNNMVIKVSRVDTGKTATVTQEVEFQTLTTESATLPKGEEKVTQEGVPGATTLTYKLVLVDGREASRTLVSKTTTREPVTEKITIGTKEAPKPAAAETESGNTGAAAPAMMNVAMWDKIAQCESGGNWSINSGNGYYGGLQFDIQTWIGAGGGAYAPNASQATKAQQIDIANRVYADRGLQPWGCGWAASS
- the rsmA gene encoding 16S rRNA (adenine(1518)-N(6)/adenine(1519)-N(6))-dimethyltransferase RsmA, giving the protein MTDPTPSASGTAPAPLFGASDIRRLAGEIGVRPTKTLGQNFVIDGNTIRRIVAAAGIGPDETVLEVGPGLGSLTLGLLDAAKAVVAVEIDPVLAAKLPETVREWRPDSAGDFHLVLADAMKVTELPAQPSALVANLPYNVAVPVVLHLLQHFPSIRHGLVMVQDEVADRLAAEPGSKIYGVPSVKAAWYSSMRKAGIIGMNVFWPAPKIQSGLVAFTRREPPATTASREEVFAVIDAAFAQRRKTLRAALAGWAGSAAEAERCLVAAGVDPTARGEVIDIAAFARIAEARRAADA
- the glmU gene encoding bifunctional UDP-N-acetylglucosamine diphosphorylase/glucosamine-1-phosphate N-acetyltransferase GlmU — translated: MSPEKSGPAAVIVLAAGAGTRMKSRTPKILHEIGGRSMVGHALLAARSINPERLALVVRHERDRVAAHLTELDPDALIVDQDEVPGTGRAVEVALEALDAKEPVAGTVVVTYGDVPLLTGEMLSELVSTHEREGNAVTVLTAILDDATGYGRILRGEDGTVTGIREHKDATDAERTIREINSGIYAFDAAFLRDALGHVTTDNSQGEKYLTDVLGLAREAGGRVAAVVTADRWQVEGANDRVQLAALGAEHNRRIVEAWMRAGVTVVDPATTWIDSTVTLAEDVRILPNTQLHGATTVARDAVVGPDSTLTDVSIGEGAKVTRTHGSGAQIGAGASVGPFTYLRPGTVLGETGKIGAFYETKNVTIGRGSKLSHLGYAGDAEIGENTNIGCGNITANYDGEKKHRTVIGSGVRTGSNTVFVAPVTVGDGAYSGAGAVIRKDVPAGALALSMAAQRNAEGWVIANRPGTLSAELAEAAAAREGHTDSSNSPASTEEG
- a CDS encoding ABC-F family ATP-binding cassette domain-containing protein, with product MAHLLGGENLKVSYATRTVLDGITLGLEEGDRIGMVGRNGDGKSTLMRLLALRSTPDSGRVTKRGDVNIGYLDQSDVLDADLTVGTAIVGDKADHEWAANPQIREIMGGLVSDVDWHANVHALSGGQKRRVALAKLLIEDHDVIMLDEPTNHLDVEGVAWLSRHLKTRWRPNQGAFLVVTHDRWFLDEVCNKTWEVHDGIVDPFDGGYAAYVLARAERDRMAAVVESKRQQLVKKELAWLRRGAPARTSKPKFRIEAANALIADVPEPRDSTALNKMATARLGKDVLDLENVSLDFEGGDPEADAGRKLFNNITLRLAPGERLGIVGVNGAGKTTLLKLLNGEIQPSAGKVKKGKTVVTAVLTQEVKELDDVADLRVIEVIEREKRSFNVGGREFTAGQLVEQLGFTNQKQWTPVRDLSGGERRRLQLLRLLVGEPNVLMLDEPTNDLDTDTLAAVEDVLDGWPGTLVVVSHDRYLLERVTDHQMALLGDGKIRGLPGGVDQYLELREAALAGSTVTGGGNPVTGSGQAGQAEAAPAGPTEAEKREARKSLNRVERQLNKLAQQEEKIHVQMAASTNDGDFERLGELNKQLKDLSEEKDALELEWLEASEVLGE
- a CDS encoding 50S ribosomal protein L25/general stress protein Ctc; protein product: MSEQKLAAEARTEFGKGFARRARAAGQIPAVIYGHGAEPVHITLPAKATTLAVRVPNALLSLDLNGEGHLALVKDVQRDPIKQIIEHIDLLTVRQGEKVTVDVPVHTVGETAAGTVHNLELTVVSLEAEATHLPEAVEVNIEGRAAGEHIHASDLVLPKGAVLLTDAEALVVNISEAAAPAEEEEGAAEEAAAEEAPAEEAAAE
- a CDS encoding ribose-phosphate diphosphokinase, which codes for MTEITAHGEKKLVLAAGRSHPELAREIAKELGTELLPLDAYDFANGEIYVRAGESVRGTDAFVIQAHPAPLNNWLMEQLIMIDSLKRASAKRITVVSPFYPYSRQDKKGRGREPISARLVADMYRTAGANRIMSVDLHTAQIQGFFDGPVDHLMAIPLLADYIRTRVAADNITVVSPDTGRVRVAEQWAERLGGAPLAFVHKSRDLTVPNQAVSKTVVGQIEGRTCVLIDDMIDTGGTISGAVQVLKNAGAKDVIIAATHAIFSDPAARRLSESGAREVVVTNTLPIPAEKQFPELTVLSIAPLIARAIREVFDDGSVTSLFDGNA
- a CDS encoding TetR/AcrR family transcriptional regulator; translated protein: MTGPQRRSQLIEVGRALFAMRGLDGTTIEEIAASAGVSKPVIYEHFGSKEGLYTQVVEFEFRILLASINDALADEAKPRVLVERAALALLTYIEDRTDGFRILMRDAPPSQPEGAFSTLLSHVTARVEHILSDEFARRGFSAADGAMYAQMLVGMVAMTGQWWQDAREPDKRAVAAHLVNLAWNGLTGLKKEPELRSEP
- the pth gene encoding aminoacyl-tRNA hydrolase, whose translation is MTDTWLIVGLGNPGPEYSGNRHNVGQMVLDGLAGRIGGKFKSHKARALVLEGRLGIGGPRVVLAKPGTYMNVSGGPVSALAKFYDVEPARVVAVHDEIDIPFNTVKLKIGGGEGGHNGLRDISKALATKDYLRVRVGVGRPPGRMDTADYVLRDFGTAEKKELPFLLDDAADAVELLIREGLTAAQQQFHTAKV